The Syntrophales bacterium DNA segment GGGGCATGATTGTTGCGCGAAAGAGTAAATTCTTAGCTACACGGAAATATCGGTTGAACTGATTACGAAAAAATTAGTCAAAGTACCCCTCAATATATTGAGGTTTCACCAAATATTGAGGCCAAACGAATCATTTCATACTTTTCTGCTGTTCTCTCCGGTTAATCTAATCTACTGTTATTAAAGGACGATTTTAAACTTCTGATGTTCTTTCGCTTGTTGGCAAGCCACTTGCAGTTACTACCTGTAGAACCTGGTCATCATACGAATGAAGGTCCTTTCTGAGAAGCGTATGGAGTTAACACAGACGATTGCTTCACTGTCCGGTTCCATAAGGATGGAGAAGGGATGCCAGCCCAGTAGTTAAATTGAAGTCATAAAGGAGGAATACCATGAAATCGAGCATTAGGGACAAGGCCGAAGGAAAGTTTCACGAAGTGAAGGGTAAGGTCAAGGAGACCGCCGGGAAACTTAACGATAATCCTGAATTGGAAGCTGAAGGTATCGATGAAAAGATAGCCGGCCAAGTTCAGGAAAAGATCGGTCAGGTCAAAAAGG contains these protein-coding regions:
- a CDS encoding CsbD family protein is translated as MKSSIRDKAEGKFHEVKGKVKETAGKLNDNPELEAEGIDEKIAGQVQEKIGQVKKVLGK